In one Shinella zoogloeoides genomic region, the following are encoded:
- a CDS encoding AAA family ATPase: protein MTVSMTIEEAARRLKTAERVLVIGCSGGGKSTLSRALAAHFGLEYQSIDRDVRWLPGWCERDPAERRQILEALVARERWVMDGSNPSTFDLRVPRAHLVVWVRLPRLACLAGVARRVWRYHGTVRPEMAPGCPEPLPDRTFLDYIWNFERKSAPGFIRKLEQHGAGIPLVTLESRTDTRRFLRCAGVEGGRG, encoded by the coding sequence ATGACGGTTTCGATGACGATCGAGGAGGCCGCGAGGCGGCTGAAGACGGCGGAGCGCGTGCTGGTGATCGGCTGCTCGGGCGGTGGAAAATCGACGCTGTCGCGGGCGCTCGCCGCGCATTTCGGGCTCGAATACCAATCGATCGATCGCGACGTGCGCTGGCTGCCGGGCTGGTGCGAGCGTGATCCGGCGGAACGCCGGCAGATTCTTGAGGCGCTTGTCGCGCGTGAACGCTGGGTGATGGACGGCAGCAATCCATCCACATTCGATCTGCGCGTGCCCCGTGCGCATCTCGTGGTCTGGGTGCGCCTGCCGCGCCTTGCGTGCCTTGCCGGCGTGGCGCGCCGCGTCTGGCGCTACCACGGCACGGTGCGCCCCGAAATGGCGCCGGGCTGCCCGGAGCCGCTGCCGGACCGTACGTTTCTCGATTACATCTGGAATTTTGAGAGGAAATCCGCGCCGGGCTTCATCCGCAAGCTGGAGCAGCACGGCGCCGGCATTCCGCTCGTCACGCTAGAATCGCGCACGGATACGCGGCGCTTCCTGCGGTGCGCGGGCGTCGAAGGAGGGCGGGGATGA
- the lipA gene encoding lipoyl synthase codes for MVTILDRTNLTPDAKRVRHPEKANRPDTEVLRKPEWIRVKAPVSKGYQETRDLVRSHKLVTVCEEAGCPNIGECWDKKHATFMIMGEICTRACAFCNVATGKPNALDMEEPENVAKAVKQMGLSHVVITSVDRDDLEDGGAEHFEKVIWAIRAASPLTTIEILTPDFLKKPGALERVVAAKPDVFNHNMETVPGNYLTVRPGARYFHSVRLLQRVKELDPTMFTKSGIMVGLGEERNEVLQLMDDLRTADVDFLTIGQYLQPTRKHHKVDRFVTPDEFKSYETVAYTKGFLMVSSSPLTRSSHHAGDDFARLRAARERKLLAAAE; via the coding sequence ATGGTCACCATTCTCGACCGCACCAACCTGACGCCGGACGCCAAGCGCGTGCGCCACCCGGAAAAGGCCAATCGGCCAGATACCGAGGTGCTGCGCAAGCCGGAATGGATCCGCGTCAAGGCGCCGGTTTCCAAGGGCTATCAGGAAACGCGCGATCTCGTGCGCTCCCACAAGCTCGTGACGGTCTGCGAGGAGGCGGGCTGCCCGAATATCGGCGAGTGCTGGGACAAGAAGCACGCGACCTTCATGATCATGGGCGAGATCTGTACCCGCGCCTGCGCCTTCTGCAACGTGGCGACGGGCAAGCCGAATGCACTCGACATGGAGGAGCCGGAAAACGTCGCCAAGGCCGTCAAGCAGATGGGCCTTTCCCATGTCGTCATCACCTCCGTCGACCGCGACGACCTGGAAGACGGTGGCGCGGAGCATTTCGAGAAGGTGATCTGGGCGATCCGTGCGGCATCGCCGCTGACGACCATCGAGATCCTGACGCCCGACTTCCTCAAGAAGCCCGGTGCGCTGGAGCGCGTCGTCGCCGCCAAGCCAGACGTCTTCAACCACAATATGGAAACCGTGCCGGGCAACTACCTCACGGTTCGTCCGGGCGCGCGCTACTTCCACTCCGTCCGCCTGTTGCAGCGCGTGAAAGAACTGGACCCGACGATGTTCACCAAGTCGGGCATCATGGTGGGCCTCGGCGAGGAGCGCAACGAAGTGCTCCAGCTCATGGACGACCTGCGCACTGCCGACGTCGACTTCCTGACCATCGGCCAGTATCTCCAGCCGACCCGCAAGCACCACAAGGTGGATCGCTTCGTGACGCCGGACGAGTTCAAGTCCTACGAGACGGTCGCCTACACCAAGGGCTTCCTGATGGTTTCGTCGAGCCCGCTGACGCGCTCCTCGCACCACGCCGGCGACGACTTCGCCCGCCTCAGGGCCGCCCGCGAGCGCAAGCTTCTCGCCGCTGCGGAATAG
- the lpdA gene encoding dihydrolipoyl dehydrogenase, with protein MAQSYDVIVIGSGPGGYIAAIRAAQLGLKTAIVEREHLAGICSNWGCIPTKALLRSAEIFHYAQHPGDYGVKIEGSVTPDLKAIVARSRGIAQRMNGGVGFLMKKNKVDVIWGEAKLTKPGEIVVSKTTKAIQQPQAPLPKNVLPEGTYTAKHIVIATGARPRALPGIEPDGKLIWTYFEAMKPEEMPKSLLVMGSGAIGIEFASFYRTLGVDVTVVEVMKTVMPVEDVEISALAKKQFEKQGMKIHLEAKVAKVEKGANSITAHVEMKDGKVEKITADRMISAVGVQANIENIGLEALGVKTDRGFIAIDGYGKTNVPGIYAIGDVAGPPMLAHKAEHEAVICIEKIAGLPNVHPMDKSKIPGCTYCHPQVASVGLTEAKAKEQGRDVRVGRFTFAGNGKAVALGEDQGMVKTIFDKKTGELLGAHMVGAEVTEMIQGFVVAMNLETTEEELMHTIFPHPTISETMKESVLDAYGRALNA; from the coding sequence TCGGTTCGGGGCCGGGCGGCTACATCGCAGCGATCCGCGCGGCGCAGCTTGGCCTGAAGACGGCCATCGTGGAGCGCGAGCATCTCGCCGGCATCTGCTCCAACTGGGGCTGCATCCCGACCAAGGCGCTGCTGCGCTCGGCCGAGATCTTCCATTACGCCCAGCATCCGGGCGATTACGGCGTGAAGATCGAGGGTTCGGTGACGCCGGACCTGAAGGCCATCGTCGCCCGCTCGCGCGGCATCGCCCAGCGCATGAACGGCGGCGTCGGCTTCCTGATGAAGAAGAACAAGGTCGACGTCATCTGGGGCGAGGCAAAGCTCACCAAGCCGGGCGAGATCGTCGTGTCCAAGACGACGAAGGCGATCCAGCAGCCGCAGGCGCCGTTGCCGAAGAACGTCCTGCCCGAAGGCACCTATACCGCCAAGCACATCGTCATCGCCACCGGCGCCCGCCCGCGCGCGCTTCCGGGCATCGAGCCTGATGGTAAGCTGATCTGGACCTATTTCGAGGCGATGAAGCCGGAGGAAATGCCGAAGTCGCTGCTCGTCATGGGCTCGGGCGCCATCGGCATCGAGTTCGCCTCCTTCTACCGCACGCTCGGCGTCGACGTCACCGTCGTCGAAGTGATGAAGACGGTCATGCCGGTCGAGGATGTCGAAATCTCGGCGCTCGCCAAGAAGCAATTCGAAAAGCAGGGCATGAAGATTCATCTGGAGGCCAAGGTCGCCAAGGTCGAGAAGGGCGCCAACTCCATCACCGCCCATGTCGAGATGAAGGACGGCAAGGTCGAGAAGATCACCGCCGATCGCATGATCTCCGCCGTCGGCGTGCAGGCGAACATCGAGAATATCGGCCTCGAGGCGCTGGGCGTGAAGACCGACCGCGGCTTCATCGCCATCGACGGCTACGGCAAGACGAACGTGCCGGGCATCTACGCCATCGGCGACGTCGCCGGCCCGCCGATGCTGGCCCACAAGGCCGAGCACGAGGCCGTCATCTGCATCGAGAAGATCGCCGGCCTGCCGAACGTCCATCCGATGGACAAGTCCAAGATCCCGGGCTGCACCTACTGCCACCCGCAGGTCGCCTCGGTCGGCCTCACCGAAGCCAAGGCCAAGGAGCAGGGCCGCGATGTCCGCGTCGGCCGCTTCACCTTCGCGGGCAACGGCAAGGCCGTGGCACTCGGCGAGGACCAGGGCATGGTCAAGACGATCTTCGACAAGAAGACCGGCGAACTTCTCGGCGCGCATATGGTGGGCGCGGAAGTGACCGAGATGATCCAGGGCTTCGTCGTCGCCATGAACCTGGAGACGACCGAGGAAGAACTGATGCACACGATCTTCCCGCATCCGACGATTTCGGAAACGATGAAGGAAAGTGTGCTCGATGCCTATGGGCGTGCACTCAACGCTTGA